Proteins co-encoded in one Nicotiana sylvestris chromosome 7, ASM39365v2, whole genome shotgun sequence genomic window:
- the LOC138873362 gene encoding MAR-binding filament-like protein 1-1, producing MSLSNVLIDAYYSLVNDKEIPTIELGEAKQSRDDLVVCVVNLKETIANLEQEKEALNERITNVENERDDLMVIIEGLNNVKNILEEKVASIEEERDDLLVICTDLEETIEGLNREHRNVSLGKEKEVANETHIMLEKELTIVKTSLCNELERNQQLQAELEKNKK from the coding sequence ATGTCTTTATCTAATGTCCTAATTGATGCCTATTATAGCCTTGTAAATGATAAGGAGATCCCGACCATAGAACTAGGAGAGGCcaaacaatctagagatgatctagtgGTCTGTGTAGTGAACTTAAAagagaccatagctaatcttgaacaAGAGAAGGAAGCCTTGAATGAAAGAATAACTAATGtggaaaatgagagagatgaTCTGATGGTAATAATAGAAGGCCTTAACAATGTGAAAAACATCTTAGAAGAAAAAGTTGCATCTATTGAAGAGGAAAGGGATGACCTATTAGTAATATGCACtgatctagaggaaaccattgagggactcaatagagaacataggaatGTAAGTCTTGGGAAAGAGAAGGAAGTAGCCAATGAGACGCACATCATGCTTGAAAAGGAGTTAACTATTGTAAAAACCAGTCTCTGCAATGAACTCGAGAGGAATCAGCAACTCCAAGCTGAGTTGGAAAAAAATAAGAAATGA
- the LOC138873363 gene encoding uncharacterized protein gives MADDSELWDAICDGPYVLIKVLEELPFSMPKTSNEYTDADRKVVEKNFCAKKILVYGIGPEEYNRISACGNAKEIQEALQTAHEGTTQVKQSKIDMLTTEYELFRMKDDESIQDMHTRFTSIINVLHSLGETIPRNKLVRKILSILPSPWESKVNAITELKDLQELTIEELVENLKTYEMKRRIDSERREPKKEKNLSDDDEDDDDKEVNFRDVRRNLKSYSPKKLMSLANVLIDAYHNLVEDKDDLILELGESDKIRDDLLVEIADLRETMEGLGTKSKLGNTRKRKKIASEEHIRLENELKAGIGFQREKTPYNPHSNYVTTPDNWFCTHCGNNGHFKENYQDRVQSIQKNKVIAEKVTTKDGPAHDWEHHGLSFTKALQRGSVSFGKGKKGYILGVGKVGKSLTHSIKSMYYVNSLKYSLLSVSQIYDKGNKVEFLSKICTITDLVTGEVKIGAHKFFSSEQTNSEGPGPWCMIRSLLNKTPYELLNRRKPKLTHLRTFGCKCYVFNNGKVQLGKFNAKSDEGIFLGYSSQSKAYKIYNKRTQCVEESVHVIFDESLCEEFAKLIGNEFEMSMMGKLNFFLGLPVKQSSKGTFIC, from the exons ATGGCTGATGATTCTGAGTTATGGGATGCCATATGTGACGGTCCTTATGTTCTAATAAAGGTATTGGAAGAACTTCCATTTTCAATGCCAAAAACCAGTAATGAATACACCGACGCAGACAGAAAAGTTGTGGAGAAGAATTTTTGTGCCAAGAAAATTCTGGTATATGGAATAGGACCTGAAGAATACAATAGAATCTCCGCCTGTGGCAATGCCAAGGAGATACAGGAAGCTTTGCAAACAGCTCATGAGGGAACCACCCAAGTAAAACAATCTAAGATCGATATGCTCACTACTGAGTATgaactcttcaggatgaaggacgatgaatctattcaagatatgcacacaagattcacttccatcataaatgtgttacactcacttggtgaaaccattcctaggaacaagctagtgaggaaaatccTCAGTATTCTGCCTAGTCCatgggaaagcaaggtgaatgctattactgagttaaaggacttgcaggagctgaccatagaagagctgGTTGAAAATCTGAAAacctacgagatgaagaggaggatagacagtgaaagaagagaaccaaagaaagaaaagaacctg tcagatgatgatgaagacgatgacgacaaagaggtaaattttagggatgttcggagaaatctgaaatcctactctcctaAGAAACTTATGTCTTTAGCTAATGTATTGATTGATGCATATCATAATCTTGTAGAGGATAAAGATGACCTGATCTTAGAACTAGGGGAATCTGATAAAATAAGAGATGATCTCTTGGTAGAAATTGCAGACCTAAGAGAAACAATGGAAGGACTAGGAACTAAGTCTAAACTTGGAAAtactagaaaaagaaaaaagatagccagtgaggaacacattaggcttgaaaatgagttgaaaGCT GGaatagggttccaaagggagaaaactccttacaaccctcacagcaaTTACGTCACTACTCCTGATAACTGGTtttgtacccactgtgggaacaatgggcacttcaaagaaaattacCAGGACAGGGTTCAATCTATTCAGAAAAATAAAGTGATTGCTGAAAAAGTGACTACAAAAGATGGACCAG cacatgactgggaacaccatggactttctttcactaaagcCCTGCAaagagggagtgtatcctttggcaaggGGAAAAaagggtacattcttggagttggaaaagtcgggaagtcactcactcattctattaAAAGTATGTACTATGTCAATAgccttaagtacagtctcttaAGTGTCTCTCAAATctatgataaaggaaacaaggtggaattcttgtccaagatatgtacAATTACTGATCTGGTAACCggtgaagtg AAGATTGGGGCACACaagtttttctcttctgaacaaactaattcagaaggacctggtccatg gtgcatgatcagatcactcctgaacaaaaccccatATGAGTTGCTGAATAGaaggaaacccaagctgactcacctaagaacatttgggtgcaaatgctatgttTTCAATAATGGAAAGGTTCAGCTTGGTAAATTTaatgccaagagtgatgaaggaatatttttgggatactcttctcaaagcaaagcATACAAGATATACAATAAGCgaactcaatgtgttgaggaaagtgttcatgttatttttgatgagtctctgtgtgaagaatttgcaaaactcataggaaatgagtttgaaatgagcatgatggggaaactgaacttcttcttgggtcttccaGTAAAACAGTCCTCAAAGGGTACATTCATTTGTtag